Below is a genomic region from Persicimonas caeni.
ACCTCGTGGAAGAGCTTCTGGCTGAAGAGCGGTGGAGCGACGATGCCGCCTTCGCGCTCGACGTCGACGTAATGAGGGTTCGGATCTTCGGTCGCCTCGGCGTAGGCGACCATCTCGGGCGCCTTCACAAAGCGCGCTGCGCCCTTGAACTTGGTGCCCAACATGTCGCGGTTGAGCCCCTCGGGCGCCTCGTCGGCGTCGGCCTCCTCGGCCGGGCCACCCAAGGCGCTGGCGGCCTTGGCCAGGTCGAACAGCTTGCCGAACTTCATGAGAATATCCATGTTGTCCGAGCCGATCTTGCCGCCCATAAACGCCTGCTCGGGCTTGAGCTTACCGCTGGCCAGAGCCAGCAGCGTGTCGGCGCTGTCGAAGGTGACCTTGCCGTCGCGATCGTCGCTGGGACCGCCCTGAAAGCTCGCCTGCCCGTCAGCCACGTCGATGGTGTAGGTGCCGGTGCCCTCTACCTCGAACTGGATCGTCGCCTTCCAGCTACCCGCTTTGTCGGCGCGAAGCGTCTGCGGCAGCGCTTCGAACAGCGCGCGTACCTGCGCGGCTGCTTCCGAGTCGGCTTCGCCGCCCGCCTGCGGCAGCGCGCCGATCTCGTCGATGCGCTCGCCGACCTTCGCCGGCGTCCAACGCTCTTCGCCTGAATCGAGGCTGGCAAGATCGATGCCCGGGGTGCGCTGCATCTTGTACTCGAAATAGTGCGACCCGTGCGCCCCGAAGATGCGCCCGGTCACGTCTGCCGCCTCATCGCTGGCAAGCCAGGCGACCAGCGGCGCGATGTCCGCGGGCTCCATCTGCTCGGGCACCGCGTCGATGTCCTCGGTCATGCGCGTCTTGGCCACCGGCGCGATCGCGTTGACCGTGATGCCGAAGCGCTGGCCCTCCATCGCCACCGTGCGCGTGATCCCGGCGATGCCGGCTTTGGCCGCGGCGTAGTTCGTCTGGCCGAAGTTGCCGAGCAGGCCGGCCAACGAGCTCGTGTTGATGATGCGCCCACCAGACTCCTGCTTCATCATCTGGCGCACAGCCGCTTGGGTGACCAGATACGTCCCTTTGAGGTGAACCGCGATCACCGCGTCCCACATCTCCTCGGTCATCTTGACCAGCGTCTTGTCGCGCAAGATCCCGGCATTGTTGACCACGATGTCGATCCGACC
It encodes:
- a CDS encoding SDR family NAD(P)-dependent oxidoreductase; the protein is MGLLDGKVVAITGAGGGLGRAHALLMAQEGAKIVVNDLGGAVDGEGESSKFADKVVAEIKEAGGEAVANYASVADAAGAQSIIDDAVEAFGRIDIVVNNAGILRDKTLVKMTEEMWDAVIAVHLKGTYLVTQAAVRQMMKQESGGRIINTSSLAGLLGNFGQTNYAAAKAGIAGITRTVAMEGQRFGITVNAIAPVAKTRMTEDIDAVPEQMEPADIAPLVAWLASDEAADVTGRIFGAHGSHYFEYKMQRTPGIDLASLDSGEERWTPAKVGERIDEIGALPQAGGEADSEAAAQVRALFEALPQTLRADKAGSWKATIQFEVEGTGTYTIDVADGQASFQGGPSDDRDGKVTFDSADTLLALASGKLKPEQAFMGGKIGSDNMDILMKFGKLFDLAKAASALGGPAEEADADEAPEGLNRDMLGTKFKGAARFVKAPEMVAYAEATEDPNPHYVDVEREGGIVAPPLFSQKLFHEVMGEAITDEALNADLLRLVHGEQDMRFHRPLEPWDLVAARAEIAEIEDKSSGQLLTIRQWLVCEGELVAESTSGLFIRGSGSGGGGKKKKKAPADEIAPEDREIVVEDSQFVAVDQPLRYAEASGDHNPIHTDPKVAESAGLPSVILHGMCTMAFAQKAIVNGVCDGDPRRLKRLRVRFSKPVLPEQTVTTRVWKLDSEQGVTTLGFEAVNDDGQTVLSRGLAEVVESA